The Streptomyces sp. NBC_01268 genome segment GGACGTGGTCTTCCCCGACCACGAGCAGAGCCTGGCCGACATGACCGAGTTCCTCGCCGCGAGCGAGGACACCGACGACCCGCTGGTCCGGGTCTGCGAGGCCACCCGGCTCGTCATGCGGATGTACGCCGAGAACCCCACCTTCTCCGTCCAGCGCTACCGCCTCACCCGCGAGGTGACCGGCCTGCGGACGTACGAACTGTCGGTGGTCTGGCGGTACGAGAAGACCCTCGGCGACTACCTCCGCACCCGGTTCGCCGACCGCCGCGACGGCACCCTGCGGGCCAACGTGGTCGCGGCGGCCGTCGTGGCCGCGCACAACCACGCGCTGCGCCACTGGCTGCGCTCGGGCGGCGAGGGCGACCCGCTGGCCGAGGTGGACCGGGCCCTGGAGTTCGTCCGGGAGACCTGGAGCCCGGAGGCGGCGGCCCCGGTCGAGGGCGACGACGACGTGGTCGTGGTGATCACGAAGCGCTCCACCCCGATGTGGCGCGTGGTGCGCGAGGTGGAGTCGAGCCTCGGGGAGAGTTAGGGACACGCGGGGATCTCAGTATCGTCAAATGAGGGAACTCAGGTCTTTATTTGCTGGCACTGAGTGCCATATGTTTGCTCCCTGCACGGTCGAGCCGCCGAGTGCTAGGAGAAGCATCGTGTTCCACACCGGATCCACGGGTCTGCGCAGCGGGACCGCCGTCCTCGTCGAGGAATCGGCCGCCGAGCCCGAGCTCCACTTCCAGCGCTGCCGCTGGTGCCACAACACCACCTTCCAGCGCCTGCTCTGCCCCACCTGCGGGTCGACCGACCTCGCTCCCGAACTCAGCGCCGGAGAAGGCGTGATATCGGTGCGGCGCGGCTTCACCGCCGCCGAGGCCGACCTCTGGCCGGTGCACATGGCCGAGGGCTTCGTCGTGCGCTGCCGGGTCGACGGGCCGCCGCACGCGGTGCGCCCGGGCGTCCGGGTCAGGCTCGCCCCCGGAACCCTCGGCGTGGGACGCAGGCCGGTCGTCCGGCTCTGCGAGGAGGTCGCCCTGGACGGCTGGTTCTGAAGCGGACCGCGCGGGTTCGAGGACATCGCGAAAGGGGGGCGGGTGGCACAGAGTGCCACCCGCCCCCCTTTCGTATGACCTCGGCGTCAGCGCGCGCCGATCTCGTCCGTGAGCTGCGGCAGCACCTCGAACAGGTCGCCCACCACGCCGTAGTCGACCAGGTCGAAGATCGGCGCCTCCGCGTCCTTGTTCACCGCGACGATCGTCTTCGAGGTCTGCATGCCGGCCCGGTGCTGGATCGCGCCGGAGATGCCCGCCGCTACGTACAGCTGCGGGGAGACCTGCTTGCCGGTCTGGCCCACCTGGTTGGAGTGCGGGTACCAGCCCGCGTCCACCGCGGCGCGCGAGGCGCCGACGGCCGCGCCGAGCGAGTCGGCCAGCTTCTCCACGACCGCGAAGCCCTCGGCCGCGCCGACACCGCGGCCGCCGGAGACCACGATCGCCGACTCGGTCAGCTCCGGGCGGCCGGTGGAGACCCGCGGGGTGCGCGAGACGACCTTGGCCGCGTTGCCGGTGAAGGCGACGGAGGCGTTCTCGACCGCGCCCGCGGCCGGAGCGGCCTCCGGGGCGGCGGAGTTCGGCTTGACGGTGATGACCGGAACGCCGTGCGAGACGGCCGACTTCACCTGGTATGAGGCGGCGAAGACCGACTGGGTGGCGACCGGGCCGTTCGCGCCGGCCTCCAGCTCCACCGCGTCGGTGATCAGGCCCGAGCCCAGGCGCAGCGCCACGCGCGCCGCGACCTCCTTGCCCTCGCCGGAGGAGGTCACCAGGACGGCGGCGACGCCCTTGTCCTTGGCGATCTGGGTGAGCGCGTCGACCTTCGGCACGACGAGCTGCTCGTCGAACTCGGGGCCGTCGACGACGTACACGGTCGCCGCGCCGTACTCGCCGGCCTTCGCGGCGACGGAGGCCGCGGCCTCCCCGGCGCCGAGCACGACGGCCGAGGGCTCGCCGATGCGGCGGGCCAGGGTCAGCAGTTCGAGGGCCGGCTTGCGGACCGCACCGTCGGCGTGGTCCACGAGAACCAGGATCTCAGCCATGATTCCTTGCTCCTGAGGGATGGTGACGGTGGGTCAGATGAACTTCTGGGCGGAGAGGAACGCGGCGAGCTGCTTGCCGCCGTCGCCCTCGTCCGTGACGATCGTGCCCTGCGTACGGGCCGGGCGGGCGTCCGCCGACTCGACGAGGGTCCAGGAGCCCGCGAGGCCGACCTCGTCGGCGTCGATGCCGAGGTCGTCCAGGTCCAGCTCCTCGACCGGCTTCTTCTTGGCGGCCATGATCCCCTTGAAGGAGGGGTAACGCGCCTCGCCCGACTGGTCGGTGACCGAGACGACGGCCGGCAGCGGGGCCTCCAGCTGCTCGCTGGCGGCGTCGCCGTCGCGGCGGCCCTTGACCGTACCGGTGGGGCCTCCCTCGACCGACACCTCGGAGAGCAGGGTCGCCTGGGGCAGGTTCAGACGCTCGGCGAGCAGGGCCGGCAGCACGCCCATGGTGCCGTCCGTCGAGGCCATGCCGCAGACGATCAGGTCGAAGCCGGTCTTCTCCAGGGCCTTGGCGAGGAT includes the following:
- a CDS encoding TetR family transcriptional regulator → MSTHPVKPSMRDSLVAAAFQLFLERGYEQTTIDDIVKTAGVGRRSFFRYFPSKEDVVFPDHEQSLADMTEFLAASEDTDDPLVRVCEATRLVMRMYAENPTFSVQRYRLTREVTGLRTYELSVVWRYEKTLGDYLRTRFADRRDGTLRANVVAAAVVAAHNHALRHWLRSGGEGDPLAEVDRALEFVRETWSPEAAAPVEGDDDVVVVITKRSTPMWRVVREVESSLGES
- a CDS encoding Zn-ribbon domain-containing OB-fold protein is translated as MFHTGSTGLRSGTAVLVEESAAEPELHFQRCRWCHNTTFQRLLCPTCGSTDLAPELSAGEGVISVRRGFTAAEADLWPVHMAEGFVVRCRVDGPPHAVRPGVRVRLAPGTLGVGRRPVVRLCEEVALDGWF
- a CDS encoding electron transfer flavoprotein subunit alpha/FixB family protein produces the protein MAEILVLVDHADGAVRKPALELLTLARRIGEPSAVVLGAGEAAASVAAKAGEYGAATVYVVDGPEFDEQLVVPKVDALTQIAKDKGVAAVLVTSSGEGKEVAARVALRLGSGLITDAVELEAGANGPVATQSVFAASYQVKSAVSHGVPVITVKPNSAAPEAAPAAGAVENASVAFTGNAAKVVSRTPRVSTGRPELTESAIVVSGGRGVGAAEGFAVVEKLADSLGAAVGASRAAVDAGWYPHSNQVGQTGKQVSPQLYVAAGISGAIQHRAGMQTSKTIVAVNKDAEAPIFDLVDYGVVGDLFEVLPQLTDEIGAR
- a CDS encoding electron transfer flavoprotein subunit beta/FixA family protein produces the protein MTLKIAVCVKYVPDATGDRGFADDLTVDRDDVDGLLSELDEYAVEQALRISEEADDAEVTVVTVGPDDAKDALRKALSMGADKAVHVNDDSIHGSDVIGTSAILAKALEKTGFDLIVCGMASTDGTMGVLPALLAERLNLPQATLLSEVSVEGGPTGTVKGRRDGDAASEQLEAPLPAVVSVTDQSGEARYPSFKGIMAAKKKPVEELDLDDLGIDADEVGLAGSWTLVESADARPARTQGTIVTDEGDGGKQLAAFLSAQKFI